One genomic window of Indioceanicola profundi includes the following:
- a CDS encoding ribosome maturation factor RimP, translating into MDVTEHLSQIITPTIEGMGYELVRVHLTGGARPILQVMAERQDGGGMTVDDCADISRAVAAVLDVEDPLPTAYTLEVSSPGIDQPLTRLKDFARNVGMAARVETGELVEGRKRFVGRIQGVEGDIVLLTLEPDAGKPAKSKAPKTKQRKRKSAESSLAEPMPARAAAAESVTEKPEEAEAPVARIPFAAISRAKLLLTPELLKRAAEARAGAAPGTEGGEMEVEDRPRRSRRDAPDDADGRDA; encoded by the coding sequence ATGGACGTCACGGAACACCTCTCGCAGATCATCACCCCCACCATTGAGGGAATGGGCTATGAGCTGGTGCGCGTGCATCTGACCGGCGGCGCCCGGCCCATCCTTCAGGTGATGGCCGAACGCCAGGACGGCGGCGGCATGACCGTGGATGATTGCGCCGATATCAGCCGGGCCGTTGCCGCCGTGCTGGACGTGGAGGACCCGCTCCCCACCGCCTACACGCTGGAGGTCAGCTCCCCCGGCATCGACCAGCCGCTGACCCGGCTGAAGGATTTCGCCCGCAATGTCGGCATGGCGGCGCGGGTGGAGACGGGTGAGCTGGTGGAGGGCCGCAAGCGCTTCGTCGGCCGCATCCAGGGCGTGGAGGGCGACATCGTCCTGCTGACGCTGGAGCCGGACGCCGGCAAGCCGGCCAAGAGCAAGGCCCCGAAGACCAAGCAGCGCAAGCGCAAATCCGCCGAGTCGAGCCTGGCCGAGCCCATGCCGGCCCGCGCCGCCGCGGCGGAAAGCGTGACGGAAAAGCCGGAGGAGGCGGAGGCGCCAGTGGCGCGCATTCCCTTCGCCGCGATTTCCCGCGCCAAGCTGTTGCTGACGCCGGAACTGCTGAAGCGAGCGGCGGAGGCGCGCGCCGGCGCCGCTCCCGGCACCGAAGGCGGCGAGATGGAGGTCGAAGACCGGCCGCGCAGGTCCAGGCGTGACGCCCCGGACGACGCGGACGGGCGGGACGCCTGA
- the nusA gene encoding transcription termination factor NusA yields MELLHVADAVAREKNIDKDSVLDAMEEAIKKAGRSKYGHEHDIRAKIDRKTGDIQLQRYLEVVEEVENEATQIPLAKAQRKNPGAKIGDFIVDTLPPIDFGRIAAQTAKQVIVQKVREAERERQFNEYKDRVGEIVNGLVKRVEYGNVTVDLGRAEAILRRDETLPREHFKTGDRVRAYIYDVRQEPRGPQIFLSRTHGMFMAGLFRQEVPEIYDGIIEIKAVARDPGSRAKIAVLSKDSSIDPVGACVGMRGSRVQAVVGELQGEKIDIIPWNHDPATFVVNALAPAEVAKVVLDEETGKIEVVVPDDQLSLAIGRRGQNVRLASMLTGWDIDIMTEAEERERRQSEMTSRSELFMEALDVDDVIAHLLVTEGFTSVEEIAFVDLAELTSIDAFDEDVAAELQNRAQVFLEEQNQKLETRRQELGVTDEVAAVEAFNPAMLVKLGENGVKTIDDLADLAGDELLDIIGKDAMSLDEANEIIMAARAHWFADEQGAAE; encoded by the coding sequence ATGGAACTGCTGCACGTAGCCGACGCTGTTGCCCGCGAGAAGAATATCGACAAGGACTCCGTCCTTGACGCGATGGAAGAGGCCATCAAGAAGGCCGGCCGCTCCAAGTACGGGCATGAGCACGACATCCGGGCGAAGATCGACCGCAAGACCGGCGACATCCAGCTCCAGCGCTACCTTGAGGTGGTGGAGGAGGTGGAGAACGAGGCCACCCAGATCCCGCTCGCCAAGGCGCAGCGCAAGAATCCGGGCGCCAAAATCGGCGACTTCATCGTCGATACCCTGCCGCCCATCGATTTCGGCCGCATCGCCGCCCAGACCGCCAAGCAGGTGATCGTCCAGAAAGTCCGCGAGGCTGAGCGCGAGCGCCAGTTCAACGAGTACAAGGACCGCGTCGGCGAGATCGTCAACGGTCTGGTCAAGCGCGTGGAGTACGGCAACGTCACGGTCGATCTCGGCCGGGCGGAGGCGATCCTGCGCCGCGACGAGACCCTGCCGCGCGAGCACTTCAAGACCGGCGACCGCGTCCGCGCCTATATCTACGACGTGCGGCAGGAGCCGCGCGGCCCGCAGATCTTCCTGTCCCGGACCCACGGCATGTTCATGGCCGGCCTGTTCAGGCAGGAGGTGCCGGAAATCTATGACGGCATCATCGAGATCAAGGCGGTGGCCCGAGACCCCGGCTCCCGCGCCAAGATCGCCGTTCTGTCCAAGGACAGCTCCATCGACCCGGTCGGCGCCTGCGTCGGCATGCGCGGCAGCCGCGTCCAGGCCGTGGTGGGCGAGCTGCAGGGCGAGAAGATCGACATCATCCCCTGGAACCACGATCCGGCCACCTTCGTCGTCAACGCGCTCGCCCCGGCCGAAGTGGCCAAGGTCGTGCTGGACGAGGAAACGGGCAAGATCGAGGTGGTGGTGCCCGACGACCAGCTCTCGCTGGCCATCGGCCGCCGCGGCCAGAATGTCCGCCTCGCCTCCATGCTGACCGGCTGGGACATCGACATCATGACCGAGGCGGAGGAGCGTGAGCGCCGCCAGTCGGAAATGACGTCGCGGTCGGAGCTTTTCATGGAAGCCCTGGACGTGGACGATGTGATCGCCCATCTGCTGGTCACCGAGGGCTTTACCTCCGTCGAGGAGATCGCCTTCGTCGATCTGGCCGAGCTCACCTCGATCGACGCGTTCGACGAGGATGTGGCGGCCGAGCTTCAGAACCGCGCCCAGGTCTTCCTGGAGGAGCAGAACCAGAAGCTCGAGACCCGCCGCCAGGAGCTGGGCGTCACCGACGAGGTCGCCGCGGTCGAGGCGTTCAATCCCGCCATGCTGGTGAAGCTGGGCGAGAATGGGGTCAAGACCATCGACGATCTGGCCGATCTGGCTGGCGACGAGCTGCTGGACATCATCGGCAAGGACGCCATGTCCCTGGACGAGGCCAACGAGATCATCATGGCCGCCCGCGCCCATTGGTTCGCCGATGAGCAGGGCGCCGCGGAGTAA
- a CDS encoding RNA-binding protein, with the protein MRSGTESIGKGGPGQMPGNVPEPEAVGPDAVLDEPEVLGGRNGSLRRCIVSGSVQKKDRMVRFVVGPENQVVPDLEETLPGRGLWLTAEADLVEKAVGKNVFSRAARRKVVVAADLKDLLATLMRRRLLDLIGLASRGGGAVAGFEKAHAALKLGRVGKGNAPGVWLEARDGAADGRRKLAPLAGSRGLEPVDLFDRRELGQALGRDEAVHVVLADGPLAGRIRRDVRRLKMLLGAPSDEISAA; encoded by the coding sequence ATGAGGTCCGGAACCGAGAGTATCGGCAAGGGCGGTCCGGGGCAGATGCCCGGGAATGTGCCGGAGCCGGAGGCGGTCGGACCGGATGCGGTTCTGGACGAGCCGGAAGTGCTTGGGGGCAGGAACGGCTCGCTCCGCCGCTGCATCGTCAGCGGCTCCGTCCAGAAGAAGGACCGCATGGTGCGGTTCGTGGTGGGGCCGGAGAACCAGGTCGTCCCCGACCTGGAGGAAACCCTGCCAGGACGTGGCCTATGGTTGACGGCGGAGGCCGATCTGGTTGAAAAGGCGGTCGGTAAGAACGTCTTTTCCCGAGCGGCCCGTCGGAAGGTCGTAGTGGCGGCGGACCTGAAGGACCTGCTGGCCACCCTGATGCGGCGGCGTCTGTTGGACCTGATCGGTCTGGCGTCGCGCGGCGGCGGGGCGGTGGCCGGGTTCGAAAAGGCCCACGCCGCCTTGAAGTTGGGGCGGGTCGGCAAGGGGAATGCCCCCGGCGTTTGGCTCGAGGCGCGCGACGGCGCTGCCGACGGCCGACGGAAGCTGGCCCCGCTCGCCGGGTCCCGCGGGCTCGAACCGGTCGATCTGTTCGACCGGCGGGAGCTGGGGCAGGCGCTGGGGCGGGACGAGGCCGTGCATGTCGTGCTGGCCGACGGACCGCTGGCCGGCCGGATAAGACGGGATGTGCGGCGCCTGAAGATGCTGCTGGGCGCCCCGTCCGACGAGATTTCCGCCGCCTGA
- the infB gene encoding translation initiation factor IF-2: MTDTNDQNRNKGKLSLSGKTLGLSKPAAPGAAGAGTVRQSFSHGRQNTVAVEVKRKRTFEKGAVPGVADGGAAARRAAEGVQSGRGPQRGGGGGGALRGLSEAEREKRLRVLQDAAVEEQRRALTEAEERAVAEQLAREEAAAAEAAARAEAEARVAAERAAALEPMDEDTVRRREMEELRRIQEAEKAAVEEAERKRREQEEAKKAEEARKAEEARSREARTATDVTTRAPILPGRAPVVEDEDEAPRRRGGGGKGAPKAPAPAAKAPKGGDKRRGGKLTVSQALSDDDSGVRGRSMAAARRARERERQRLHGRQETQKVTRDVTIPEVITVQELANRMAERGADVIKTLMRMGVMATITQAIDADTAELVVTELGHRPYRVSEADVEIGVRGIEDRPEDMKPRPPVVTVMGHVDHGKTSLLDALRKTDVAAREAGGITQHIGAYQVQLESGAITFIDTPGHAAFTEMRARGANVTDVVVLVVAADDGVMPQTVEAIRHAKAAKVPIIVAINKCDLPSAKPDRVRNELLQHELVVEAMGGDVLDVEVSAKSGLNLDKLEENILLQAEILELRANPDRPAEGVIVEAKLDKGRGPVGTVLVQRGTIRVGDIVVAGSEWGRVRALVNDRGQNVQEAGPASPVEVLGMNGVPLAGDDLAVVENEARAREITEYRQRKKREALAAQQGRGSLEQMFSKIQAGDVKELPVVIKGDVQGSVEAIAGALEKVAGDNAEVKVRVLMSGVGAITESDITLANASDGLVIGFNVRANPQAREMAKRDGVEIRYYSIIYNIIDDVKQMLTGMLAPSLRERFLGNAQIQEVFNITKVGKVAGCRVVEGIVKRGAKVRLLRDNVVIHEGTLKTLKRFKDEVREVREGFECGMAFENYDDIRPGDLIEAFEMEEVAREL; encoded by the coding sequence ATGACGGATACGAACGACCAGAACCGCAACAAGGGCAAACTCAGCCTGTCTGGAAAGACGCTGGGACTCAGCAAGCCCGCCGCACCCGGTGCGGCGGGCGCCGGCACGGTGCGCCAGAGCTTCAGCCATGGCCGGCAGAACACGGTTGCGGTGGAGGTCAAGCGCAAGCGCACCTTCGAAAAGGGTGCGGTGCCGGGCGTCGCCGACGGCGGCGCTGCCGCACGCCGGGCGGCGGAAGGCGTGCAGTCCGGCCGCGGCCCGCAGCGCGGCGGCGGCGGCGGCGGGGCCCTGCGCGGGCTCAGCGAAGCCGAGCGTGAGAAGCGCCTGCGCGTTCTCCAGGACGCCGCGGTCGAAGAACAGCGCCGCGCCCTGACGGAGGCGGAGGAGCGTGCCGTCGCCGAGCAGCTGGCCCGCGAGGAGGCAGCTGCCGCCGAGGCCGCCGCCCGCGCCGAGGCCGAGGCCCGCGTGGCTGCCGAGCGCGCCGCTGCGCTCGAGCCGATGGACGAGGACACTGTCCGTCGCCGCGAAATGGAAGAGCTGCGCCGCATCCAGGAGGCCGAGAAGGCCGCCGTGGAAGAGGCGGAGCGCAAGCGCCGTGAGCAGGAAGAGGCCAAGAAGGCCGAGGAGGCCCGGAAGGCCGAGGAGGCGCGCAGCCGTGAGGCCCGCACCGCCACCGACGTCACCACCCGCGCCCCGATCCTGCCCGGACGCGCCCCCGTCGTCGAGGACGAGGACGAGGCGCCTCGCCGTCGTGGCGGCGGCGGCAAGGGCGCGCCGAAGGCTCCGGCCCCGGCCGCCAAGGCTCCGAAGGGCGGCGACAAGCGCCGTGGCGGCAAGCTGACCGTCTCCCAGGCGCTCAGCGATGACGACTCCGGTGTCCGCGGCCGCTCCATGGCCGCCGCCCGCCGTGCCCGCGAGCGTGAGCGTCAGCGGTTGCATGGCCGGCAGGAAACCCAGAAGGTCACCCGCGACGTCACCATCCCCGAGGTGATCACGGTCCAGGAGCTCGCCAACCGCATGGCCGAGCGTGGGGCCGACGTGATCAAGACGCTCATGCGTATGGGCGTCATGGCCACGATCACCCAGGCGATCGACGCCGACACCGCCGAGCTGGTGGTGACCGAGCTGGGGCACCGCCCCTACCGCGTGTCGGAGGCCGACGTCGAAATCGGTGTCCGCGGCATCGAGGACCGGCCGGAGGATATGAAGCCCCGTCCGCCCGTCGTCACGGTCATGGGTCACGTCGACCACGGCAAGACCTCGCTGCTGGACGCGTTGCGCAAGACCGATGTGGCGGCCCGCGAGGCCGGCGGCATCACCCAGCACATCGGCGCCTATCAGGTGCAGCTCGAGTCCGGCGCGATCACCTTCATCGACACGCCGGGCCACGCGGCCTTCACCGAGATGCGTGCCCGCGGCGCCAACGTCACCGACGTGGTGGTGCTGGTGGTTGCGGCCGACGACGGCGTCATGCCGCAGACGGTCGAAGCCATCCGCCACGCCAAGGCGGCCAAGGTTCCGATCATCGTCGCCATCAACAAGTGCGACCTGCCCTCGGCCAAGCCGGACCGCGTCCGTAACGAGCTGCTCCAGCACGAGCTGGTGGTGGAAGCCATGGGCGGCGACGTGCTGGATGTGGAAGTGTCCGCCAAGTCCGGGTTGAACCTCGACAAGCTGGAGGAGAACATCCTCCTGCAGGCCGAGATCCTGGAGCTGCGGGCCAATCCCGACCGGCCGGCCGAAGGCGTCATCGTCGAGGCCAAGCTGGACAAGGGCCGCGGCCCGGTGGGCACCGTCCTGGTCCAGCGCGGCACCATCCGGGTCGGCGACATCGTGGTTGCCGGCAGCGAGTGGGGACGTGTCCGCGCCCTGGTCAACGATCGCGGCCAGAACGTCCAGGAGGCTGGCCCCGCCAGCCCGGTGGAGGTGCTGGGCATGAACGGCGTGCCGCTGGCCGGCGACGACCTTGCCGTGGTCGAGAACGAGGCCCGCGCCCGTGAAATCACCGAGTACCGCCAGCGCAAGAAGCGGGAGGCCCTGGCCGCACAGCAGGGGCGCGGATCGCTGGAGCAGATGTTCAGCAAGATCCAGGCGGGCGACGTCAAGGAACTGCCGGTCGTCATCAAGGGCGACGTGCAGGGCTCGGTCGAAGCCATCGCAGGCGCGCTGGAGAAGGTCGCCGGCGACAATGCCGAGGTGAAGGTGCGCGTGCTGATGTCCGGCGTCGGCGCCATCACCGAAAGCGACATCACGCTGGCGAACGCGTCCGACGGCCTGGTTATCGGCTTCAACGTGCGTGCCAACCCGCAGGCGCGTGAGATGGCCAAGCGCGATGGTGTGGAGATCCGGTACTACTCGATCATCTACAACATCATCGACGACGTGAAGCAGATGCTCACGGGCATGCTGGCCCCGAGCCTGCGCGAGCGCTTCCTGGGCAATGCCCAGATCCAGGAGGTGTTCAACATCACCAAGGTCGGCAAGGTCGCCGGCTGCCGCGTGGTGGAAGGCATCGTCAAGCGCGGCGCCAAGGTCCGCCTGCTGCGCGACAACGTGGTGATCCACGAGGGCACCCTGAAGACGCTGAAGCGCTTCAAGGACGAGGTCCGCGAGGTCCGCGAGGGCTTCGAGTGCGGCATGGCGTTCGAGAATTACGACGACATCCGCCCCGGCGACCTGATCGAGGCCTTCGAGATGGAGGAGGTGGCCCGGGAGCTGTAA
- a CDS encoding type II toxin-antitoxin system Phd/YefM family antitoxin translates to MPGHIDLKSDEADLAALVARVRQGEEIVLTENGRAVARLSPPAAEPLEDAAAAAPPFGIWKDKGWIADDFDAPLPADLADAFTRWPKGDMPETP, encoded by the coding sequence ATGCCCGGTCACATCGATCTGAAGAGCGACGAGGCCGATCTGGCCGCCCTGGTGGCCCGCGTACGCCAGGGGGAGGAGATCGTGCTGACCGAGAACGGGCGGGCGGTCGCAAGGCTCAGCCCGCCCGCGGCCGAACCGCTCGAGGACGCGGCCGCAGCCGCACCGCCCTTCGGGATATGGAAGGACAAGGGCTGGATTGCCGACGATTTCGATGCCCCGCTGCCAGCCGATCTCGCCGACGCATTCACGCGATGGCCGAAGGGCGATATGCCGGAGACGCCGTGA
- a CDS encoding type II toxin-antitoxin system VapC family toxin, whose product MKLLIDTQVMLWSFFDHARLGSRQRQLIQENAGRCWVSIASPWETEIKRALGKLNAPDDVAGAIALFGWHLLPIRIEHTRAIGRLPHIHGDPFDRMLVAQAQT is encoded by the coding sequence GTGAAGCTCCTGATCGACACGCAGGTGATGCTCTGGTCCTTCTTCGACCATGCGCGGCTTGGATCGCGGCAGCGCCAGCTCATCCAGGAGAATGCGGGGCGTTGCTGGGTCAGCATCGCCTCTCCCTGGGAGACCGAGATCAAGCGGGCTCTCGGGAAACTGAATGCCCCGGACGACGTCGCCGGGGCGATTGCGCTGTTCGGCTGGCACCTGCTGCCGATCCGGATCGAGCATACGCGGGCCATCGGCCGCCTGCCTCACATCCATGGCGATCCGTTCGACCGCATGCTGGTCGCCCAGGCGCAGACGTAG
- the rbfA gene encoding 30S ribosome-binding factor RbfA gives MPRGKGSTKPGQHGPSQRQLRVGEEIRHALADVFRRGDFRDPVLHDVNVTVTEVRVSPDLKNATAYVMPLGGGNPELIAALNRAATFLRGQIAREVRLQHTPRLGFEADTSFDYASKIDRLLHDPAVARDLDSEGVPLDRDDQLEAGDEDYDDAILDELDEEDGESPLHDRVNGTSHGMNGTEPDDDEDGRHGA, from the coding sequence ATGCCCAGAGGCAAAGGCAGCACCAAGCCCGGCCAGCACGGCCCGTCCCAGCGTCAGCTCCGCGTCGGCGAGGAAATCCGCCATGCGCTCGCCGATGTGTTCCGCCGCGGCGACTTCCGCGACCCCGTGCTGCACGACGTCAACGTCACGGTGACGGAGGTGCGGGTCAGCCCGGACCTGAAGAATGCCACCGCCTATGTCATGCCGCTGGGCGGCGGGAATCCGGAGCTGATCGCGGCGCTGAACCGCGCCGCCACCTTCCTGCGCGGCCAGATCGCGCGCGAGGTGCGGCTCCAGCATACGCCGCGGCTGGGCTTCGAGGCGGATACCAGCTTCGACTACGCCAGCAAGATCGACCGGCTCCTCCACGACCCGGCAGTGGCCCGCGACCTGGATTCCGAGGGCGTGCCGCTGGACCGGGACGACCAGCTCGAAGCCGGGGACGAGGATTACGACGACGCTATCCTGGATGAGTTGGACGAGGAGGACGGCGAGTCCCCGCTGCACGACCGCGTCAACGGCACCTCCCACGGGATGAACGGCACCGAGCCGGACGATGACGAGGACGGCCGCCATGGCGCGTAA
- the metK gene encoding methionine adenosyltransferase, with translation MAKSNYIFTSESVSEGHPDKVCDRISDAVVDLFLSHDPYARVACETLATTNRLVLAGEVRGPQSVLDEVESVARAAVKDIGYEQDGFHWEKLDFACHLHQQSADIAVGVDAAGNKDEGAGDQGIMFGYACDETPGLMPAPIFYSHNILKSLADVRHSGEVAWLGPDAKSQVSLQYINGRPARATSVVVSTQHNEGVSNEEIRETVRRYVQSVLPDGWMCPEDQFYVNPTGRFVIGGPDGDAGLTGRKIIVDTYGGAAPHGGGAFSGKDPTKVDRSAAYAARYLAKNVVGAGLARKCTIQLSYAIGVSHPLSVYIDTHGTGEVDEDKLSDVLRQLMNLSPRGIREHLKLNRPVYARTAAYGHFGREPDAEGGFSWEKLDLVEQLKAAF, from the coding sequence GTGGCCAAGTCGAACTACATCTTCACGAGCGAGTCGGTGTCCGAAGGGCACCCGGACAAGGTCTGCGACCGCATCTCCGATGCCGTTGTCGATCTGTTTCTGAGCCACGATCCCTATGCGCGCGTCGCCTGCGAGACGCTGGCCACCACGAACCGGCTGGTTCTTGCCGGCGAAGTCCGCGGTCCGCAATCCGTCCTCGACGAGGTCGAAAGCGTCGCCCGCGCCGCCGTCAAGGACATCGGCTATGAGCAGGACGGCTTCCATTGGGAGAAGCTGGATTTCGCCTGCCACCTGCACCAGCAGTCGGCCGACATCGCCGTCGGCGTGGATGCCGCCGGCAACAAGGATGAGGGTGCCGGCGACCAGGGCATCATGTTCGGCTATGCCTGCGACGAGACCCCGGGCCTGATGCCGGCCCCGATCTTCTACTCGCACAACATCCTGAAGTCCCTGGCCGATGTCCGCCATTCCGGCGAGGTGGCTTGGCTCGGCCCCGATGCCAAGAGCCAGGTCTCGCTCCAGTACATCAATGGCCGCCCGGCGCGCGCCACCTCCGTCGTCGTCTCCACCCAGCACAATGAGGGTGTGAGCAACGAGGAGATCCGCGAGACGGTCCGCCGCTATGTGCAGAGCGTGCTGCCGGACGGCTGGATGTGCCCGGAGGATCAGTTCTACGTGAACCCCACCGGCCGTTTCGTCATCGGCGGCCCGGACGGCGATGCCGGCCTGACCGGCCGCAAGATCATCGTGGACACTTATGGCGGTGCGGCTCCGCACGGCGGCGGCGCCTTCTCCGGCAAGGACCCGACCAAGGTTGACCGCTCCGCTGCCTATGCCGCCCGGTATCTGGCCAAGAACGTGGTCGGCGCCGGTCTGGCCCGCAAGTGCACGATCCAGCTCAGCTACGCGATCGGCGTGTCGCACCCGCTGTCGGTCTATATCGACACGCACGGCACCGGCGAGGTGGATGAAGACAAGCTGTCCGACGTGCTGCGCCAGCTCATGAATCTGAGCCCGCGCGGCATCCGCGAGCATCTGAAGCTGAACCGGCCGGTCTATGCCCGCACCGCCGCCTATGGCCACTTCGGCCGCGAGCCGGATGCCGAAGGCGGCTTCTCCTGGGAGAAGCTGGATCTGGTCGAGCAGCTCAAGGCTGCTTTCTAA
- a CDS encoding helix-turn-helix domain-containing protein has translation METATRGRRGGGRPRLGKPNPVDVHVGSRVRLRRTLLGMSQEKLGEAIGLTFQQVQKYERGANRIGASRLFDLSRVLDVPVSFFFDDMQPDGAEAKPASTPEESGELDPMAKRETLELVRAYYRITEPAVRKRIFELAKAVAASGTEKV, from the coding sequence ATGGAGACAGCGACACGGGGGCGTCGTGGCGGCGGACGCCCGCGCCTTGGAAAGCCCAACCCCGTCGACGTGCATGTCGGGTCTCGTGTGCGGCTTCGGCGGACGCTGCTGGGAATGAGCCAGGAGAAGCTGGGCGAAGCCATCGGCCTGACCTTCCAGCAGGTCCAGAAATATGAGCGGGGCGCCAACCGCATCGGCGCATCCCGTCTGTTCGACCTGTCCCGCGTGCTGGACGTGCCGGTGTCCTTCTTCTTCGACGACATGCAGCCGGACGGGGCCGAGGCCAAGCCGGCGAGCACGCCGGAGGAGTCCGGAGAGCTGGACCCGATGGCCAAGCGCGAGACGCTGGAGCTGGTGCGCGCCTATTACCGCATCACCGAACCGGCGGTCCGCAAGCGCATCTTCGAGCTGGCGAAGGCCGTCGCCGCATCCGGTACCGAAAAGGTCTAA
- the lnt gene encoding apolipoprotein N-acyltransferase produces the protein MATPHAPLNRTAEWLGALTGWRRALAAAAAGATAAFALSPGYAVPLWWLCLPVLIWMIRGSATARGAFWTGWWFGFGHFVFGLYWISFALWVDIARFWWAVPLAVAGLPMLLAIFTGFGAALFKSLAWRWRLQGAAEALLFAVIWTAMEWLRGHLFTGFPWNLVGYGWSAWLPVLQFASVAGIYGLSLLTVAAAAMPAAFAGPPERRRQAMAGTAAGLALFAAIAGWGAWRMAGTEGRAAEDVTIRIVQPNISQKMKSDRDARLANFQRLLQLSSSAGWDKVTAVVWPETAIPWLLVEGEPFTLSVTEALASVTPPGGYILAGTPRATLDGETGGTRYWNGMVAVDSAGHLAATYDKFHLVPFGEYMPFRSILPAGAVSAVAASAGDYAAGPGPRTLDLPGLPPVGPLICYEVIFPGNVAASVAPDGAEGPGRPAWLLNLTNDAWYGETSGPHQHFDIARVRAVEEGVPLVRAANTGISGIVDPYGRITASLGLGREGVVDAALPQAVPDATLYAQYGDWTLVTLLLFLSCLIVPLARRM, from the coding sequence ATGGCGACGCCGCATGCCCCGCTGAACCGTACGGCGGAATGGCTGGGCGCGCTGACCGGCTGGCGGCGGGCCCTGGCCGCCGCCGCCGCCGGGGCCACGGCGGCCTTCGCCCTGTCGCCGGGCTATGCCGTGCCGCTCTGGTGGCTGTGCCTGCCCGTGCTGATCTGGATGATCCGCGGCAGCGCTACCGCCCGCGGCGCCTTCTGGACCGGCTGGTGGTTCGGCTTCGGCCATTTCGTCTTCGGGCTGTACTGGATCAGCTTCGCCTTGTGGGTGGATATCGCCCGCTTCTGGTGGGCCGTGCCGCTGGCGGTGGCCGGCCTGCCCATGCTGCTGGCCATCTTCACCGGCTTCGGCGCGGCCCTGTTCAAGTCGCTGGCCTGGCGCTGGCGTCTGCAGGGAGCCGCGGAAGCGCTCCTCTTCGCCGTGATCTGGACGGCGATGGAGTGGCTGCGCGGCCATCTCTTCACCGGCTTTCCCTGGAATCTGGTCGGGTACGGCTGGTCCGCCTGGCTGCCGGTGCTGCAGTTCGCGTCGGTCGCCGGGATCTACGGCCTGTCGCTGCTGACCGTGGCCGCCGCTGCCATGCCGGCCGCTTTCGCCGGCCCGCCGGAGCGCCGCCGGCAGGCCATGGCGGGAACCGCCGCCGGGCTGGCCCTGTTCGCTGCCATCGCCGGCTGGGGCGCATGGCGCATGGCGGGAACCGAGGGGCGCGCCGCGGAGGATGTCACGATCCGCATCGTGCAGCCCAATATCTCCCAGAAGATGAAAAGCGACCGGGACGCCCGGCTCGCCAATTTCCAGCGTCTGCTCCAGCTTTCCAGTTCCGCCGGTTGGGACAAGGTCACCGCCGTCGTCTGGCCGGAGACAGCCATTCCCTGGCTGCTGGTCGAAGGGGAGCCTTTTACCCTCTCAGTGACAGAGGCGCTGGCGTCGGTGACCCCGCCCGGCGGCTACATCCTGGCGGGAACGCCGCGCGCCACCCTGGACGGCGAGACCGGCGGCACGCGCTACTGGAACGGCATGGTGGCCGTGGACAGCGCCGGCCATCTGGCCGCCACCTATGACAAATTCCACCTGGTCCCCTTCGGCGAGTACATGCCGTTCCGCAGCATCCTTCCGGCCGGCGCGGTCTCGGCCGTCGCCGCATCCGCGGGCGATTATGCCGCCGGCCCGGGGCCGCGGACACTGGACCTGCCGGGCCTGCCGCCGGTCGGACCGCTGATCTGCTATGAGGTGATCTTCCCCGGCAATGTGGCCGCATCCGTGGCCCCCGACGGGGCGGAGGGGCCGGGCCGCCCGGCTTGGCTTCTGAACCTGACCAACGATGCGTGGTACGGGGAGACATCCGGCCCCCACCAGCATTTCGACATCGCCCGGGTTCGTGCGGTGGAGGAAGGCGTGCCGCTGGTGCGCGCGGCCAATACCGGTATTTCCGGCATCGTCGACCCCTATGGGCGGATTACCGCCTCCCTCGGATTGGGGCGGGAGGGAGTTGTCGACGCTGCCCTGCCCCAAGCGGTTCCGGACGCCACCCTGTATGCGCAATATGGTGACTGGACCCTGGTCACATTATTACTTTTCCTGTCTTGCCTGATTGTTCCACTCGCGCGACGGATGTAG